The genomic interval CAGGAAAAATAGGAAGCAAGAATCTCAAAAATCCGTAAGTTCCCATCTTTAAGAGAACACCGGCAAGGATTACTGAACCTGCTGTCGGTGCTTCAACGTGAGCATCTGGCAACCATGTGTGGAATGGGAACATTGGAACCTTAATTGCAAATCCTAAAAAGAATGCAATTGCAAGCAAGTACTGCCAGGTTTTTGAAGTGTGGGCAGCAATGTATGATGCAAGCTGATGGTAAGACTGAATATCAAATGTCCACACACCGTTAACCTTGTGGTTGTAAAAGTAAAGTGCAAGGATTGCCACAAGCATTAAAACAGAACCTGCAAGTGTATAGAGGAAGAACTTGATTGCTGCATAAAGCTTCCTTGGGCCTCCCCATACTCCAATAAGGAAGTACATTGGAACAAGCATTACTTCCCAGAAAACATAAAACAAGAAGAAGTCTTCTGCAATAAATACCCCTAACATACCTGTCTGCAAAAGCAGCAACAGAACATAGTACTCTTTTTCTCTGTGCTTAATAGCTTCAAAGGAAGACCAAATAGCAATAAAACCCAATAAAGTCGTTAAAAGAACGAGAACCAAAGATATACCGTCAATCCCAACTGCATACCTTATACCTAATGAAGGAATCCAGCTAACACTTTCCTCAAACTGCATCTTCCATGTTGTTGGGTCATAGTAAAACCACAACGGAAGTGAAAGAATGAAATCAACAACCGCAATAAAGAACGCACTGTACTTTATTGCCTTTGTGTTTTCCTTGTTCAGGAAAAGTGCTATAAGTATCGCTCCAATTGTCGGTAAAAAGGTTACAATTGTTAAAATTGGAAACCCTAACACATTGTTCACATTACTCATTTACCCACTCTCCTCTTTCTTTATCTAAATATGTAATAACCGATTAAAACTATAAACCCAAGTGCCATAACAAACGCATAGGTTTGAACATAACCTGTTTGTACCCTTCTGAAAAGATAACCTATGCCTTCAACCGTCTGTCCAACAATGTTTACCAGGCCGTCAACAACAATTCTGTCAAAGTATCCGCTTGCCTCTGAAACCATGATAGTAAAATGTCTTGCGCCGTTAACAATTCCGTCAACAACCCAGACATCAAAACCCCAGAGGTAAGTACCTAAATTCTTTGTAGCCTGAACAAACATTGCTTCATATATTTCGTCAACAAAGAACTTGTTGTGAACAACATGGAAAACACCGCTAAATGTATTGACAAATTTTTCAGGTAAATCTGGCCTTTTAATGTAAAAGAGGTATGCAATACCGATACCAATTAAAGCAATCAGTATTGAAAGCCCCATAAAGCCAAACTCAACCGCTTCGCTTGCATGGTGTGTTGCACGCAGGAAATGAGGATGCCTTAAAGCAGGCTCAAGCCACTCTTCAAGCATATTGGGAATATGCCCTAAATACTTTCCTAAAAGCTGAGGAAATCCAAGGTAACCGCCTAAAAGAGCGCCTGCGGCAAGAATTATCAAAGGCCATGTCATAACCTTGGGAGATTCGTGAATATGCTTTTTCTCCTCCTCTGTTCCCTTAAATTCTCCAAAGAAAGTCATAAAAACAAGCCTGAACATATAGAAAGCGGTAAACCCAGCGGCAATTGCCCCTAACAGCCAGTAAAACCAGTAAATCTTATGCCCATAAACAAGAGCCATCTCTGCATTCTTCCAGAGGATTTCATCCTTTGAGAAGAAACCAGAAAAACCGGGGATTCCGGCAATTGCCAAAGTTGCAATCAAGAATGTCCAGTATGTTGTAGGCATCAACTTCCTTAACCCGCCCATATTTCTCATATCCTGCGGGTCTTTATGATGCTCGTTTGTTTTGTGATAAGCATGGTGCATAGCATGGATAATAGAACCTGAACCCAAAAACAGGCAAGCTTTAAAAAAAGCGTGAGTCATAACATGGAAAATACCTGCCCAGTATGCAGCAGCACCCATTGCCATAAACATATAGCCTAACTGTGAAACTGTTGAATATGCAAGCACCTTCTTTATGTCGTACTGTGCAGTGCCTATAATTGCGGAAAATAGTGCTGTTGTTGCTCCAACAAGGCCAACAACCATTAAAGCTATAGGTGCGTTTGAATAGATAGCACTTGACCTTGCTATCATGTAAAGCCCTGAAGTTACCATTGTAGCAGCGTGAATAAGAGCAGAAACAGGAGTTGGGCCTGCCATAGCATCAGGCAACCACACATAGAGTGGAATCTGAGCAGATTTTCCTGTTGCACCAATAAAAAGGCAAACACCAATTATGTTAAAAAGCATCTGCCCTGAAATGTGCCAGTTTCCATAGTTGAAACCCATCTGGTAAACTTCAGCAACCCTTGAGAAAACCTGGTCAAAGTTTAAAGACCCAAATGCAACAAATATAAACATCAAACCAATAACAAAACCAAAGTCTCCAACCCTGTTTACAATAAACGCTTTTTTACCTGCATCTGATGCAAACTTTTTGTCAAAGTAATAACCGATAAGAAGGTAAGAACATAGCCCAACGCCTTCCCATCCGATAAACATCATCAGGTAATTTCCACCTAAAACAAGGATAAGCATTGAACCCATAAAGAGGTTAAGGTATGCAAAGTACCTTGCAAACCCCTCTTCTTCCCACATATACCCTATTGAGTAAATGTGGATTACAAAACCAACGCCTGTAACAACAAGCCCCATTACAGCTGACAACGGGTCTAACTTAAATTCCCATGCAACATTGAATACTGCATTTAAATTGTTTGAGATATGTGCAGCACCAACATTTATCCAATCAAATAGGTGAACAGTTACATTCCTCGCTTCAGCAGGAAGTTTTGCAAGTTCAAAAACAGATAGCACCATCAGTATAAAAGAAAGTGCAACTGTTGTGTTTGCAATAGCAGCAACTGTTTTTTTGGAAAACCTCTTCCTGCCAACAAGCCCATTAATAAAAGTCCCGATAAAAGGAAACAGCGGTACTAACCAGATATACTTCATAAACATAGGCCTATCCCTTCAACTCATTAAAATGGTCTATTTGAATAGAATTTTTATTCCTGTAAAGAGCCACCGCGATTGCCAGGCCTATGGCCACCTCGCTCGCCGCAACGCACATAACAAATATGGCAAAAACCTGTCCTGC from Thermotomaculum hydrothermale carries:
- a CDS encoding complex I subunit 4 family protein; its protein translation is MSNVNNVLGFPILTIVTFLPTIGAILIALFLNKENTKAIKYSAFFIAVVDFILSLPLWFYYDPTTWKMQFEESVSWIPSLGIRYAVGIDGISLVLVLLTTLLGFIAIWSSFEAIKHREKEYYVLLLLLQTGMLGVFIAEDFFLFYVFWEVMLVPMYFLIGVWGGPRKLYAAIKFFLYTLAGSVLMLVAILALYFYNHKVNGVWTFDIQSYHQLASYIAAHTSKTWQYLLAIAFFLGFAIKVPMFPFHTWLPDAHVEAPTAGSVILAGVLLKMGTYGFLRFLLPIFPDATKALLPYFVFLAIVGIIYGALVALIQKDMKKLVAYSSVSHLGMCMLGLFALNPNGINGSIIQMINHGISTGALFLIVGIVYERKHTRLIKEYGGLSKIMPVYATVFMIMTLSSIGLPGLNGFVGEFTILAGAFQAKPIWAIVATSGIVLGAAYMLWLYQRVMFNEVSEENLELHKKGVLKDLTPREVAYFMPLILLAFWIGLYPKPLFRALEAPVNHLVEQVEPGFFSREQVKFDLNKAKKEIEKEAEEGHHE
- the nuoL gene encoding NADH-quinone oxidoreductase subunit L, with translation MFMKYIWLVPLFPFIGTFINGLVGRKRFSKKTVAAIANTTVALSFILMVLSVFELAKLPAEARNVTVHLFDWINVGAAHISNNLNAVFNVAWEFKLDPLSAVMGLVVTGVGFVIHIYSIGYMWEEEGFARYFAYLNLFMGSMLILVLGGNYLMMFIGWEGVGLCSYLLIGYYFDKKFASDAGKKAFIVNRVGDFGFVIGLMFIFVAFGSLNFDQVFSRVAEVYQMGFNYGNWHISGQMLFNIIGVCLFIGATGKSAQIPLYVWLPDAMAGPTPVSALIHAATMVTSGLYMIARSSAIYSNAPIALMVVGLVGATTALFSAIIGTAQYDIKKVLAYSTVSQLGYMFMAMGAAAYWAGIFHVMTHAFFKACLFLGSGSIIHAMHHAYHKTNEHHKDPQDMRNMGGLRKLMPTTYWTFLIATLAIAGIPGFSGFFSKDEILWKNAEMALVYGHKIYWFYWLLGAIAAGFTAFYMFRLVFMTFFGEFKGTEEEKKHIHESPKVMTWPLIILAAGALLGGYLGFPQLLGKYLGHIPNMLEEWLEPALRHPHFLRATHHASEAVEFGFMGLSILIALIGIGIAYLFYIKRPDLPEKFVNTFSGVFHVVHNKFFVDEIYEAMFVQATKNLGTYLWGFDVWVVDGIVNGARHFTIMVSEASGYFDRIVVDGLVNIVGQTVEGIGYLFRRVQTGYVQTYAFVMALGFIVLIGYYIFR